A genomic region of Rhodococcus pyridinivorans contains the following coding sequences:
- a CDS encoding ABC transporter substrate-binding protein: MKLNLKRLLLAPALAGALVLTACGDSGIDSADAENGATVTIETNNGEMEVPTDPERVVALDNKSFEMLRDWGITPVALPKTLLPNTGFDEWREDDSILDVGTHREPKLELVSEAEPDLIIGGSRFTEFTGELSKIAPVVDVSALDDSEGGYIQGLKDQALALGQIFEKEAEAEEIVAELEAATEAAQDATNGESVFLAVVAGGKIDNGAGRIGRLLEGVNLKDVFAGDAGDVHGDSGLAPETIAQANPDWMIVLDRDSATAVPGEEAPQPAAAVIDAQEAFANTTFATKDQIIYLDGDFYKREGIESYTEAFQQITDAFEAANQSAQ, from the coding sequence GTGAAACTGAATCTCAAGCGCCTGCTCCTCGCACCGGCCCTCGCCGGGGCGCTCGTCCTGACCGCCTGCGGTGACAGCGGTATCGACAGCGCCGACGCCGAGAACGGCGCGACCGTCACCATCGAGACCAACAACGGTGAGATGGAAGTTCCTACGGACCCCGAGCGTGTGGTGGCCCTCGACAACAAGTCGTTCGAGATGCTGCGCGATTGGGGCATCACGCCCGTCGCCCTGCCGAAGACCCTCCTCCCCAACACGGGCTTCGACGAGTGGCGTGAGGACGACTCCATCCTCGATGTCGGCACGCACCGCGAGCCGAAGCTCGAACTGGTCAGCGAGGCCGAGCCGGATCTGATCATCGGTGGTTCGCGCTTCACCGAGTTCACCGGAGAACTGTCGAAGATCGCGCCGGTCGTCGACGTCTCCGCGCTGGACGATTCCGAGGGCGGCTACATCCAGGGACTGAAGGATCAGGCCCTCGCGCTCGGGCAGATCTTCGAGAAGGAAGCCGAGGCCGAGGAGATCGTCGCCGAGCTCGAGGCTGCCACCGAAGCTGCCCAGGACGCCACGAACGGTGAGAGCGTCTTCCTCGCGGTCGTCGCGGGCGGCAAGATCGACAACGGTGCAGGCCGTATCGGTCGCCTCCTCGAGGGCGTGAACCTGAAGGACGTCTTCGCCGGCGACGCCGGTGATGTCCACGGCGATTCCGGTCTCGCTCCCGAGACCATCGCGCAGGCGAACCCCGACTGGATGATCGTCCTGGACCGCGACTCCGCCACCGCCGTGCCGGGCGAGGAAGCCCCGCAGCCGGCCGCCGCGGTGATCGACGCGCAGGAAGCGTTCGCCAACACCACCTTCGCCACGAAGGACCAGATCATCTACCTGGACGGCGACTTCTACAAGCGTGAGGGCATCGAGTCCTACACCGAAGCGTTCCAGCAGATCACCGACGCGTTCGAAGCTGCGAACCAGTCGGCACAGTAA
- a CDS encoding amidohydrolase family protein gives MNEVESVARFRSTHGLDHLIDVHTHFMPRQVMDKVWAYFDSAGPLVGRPWPITYRHDEEERVARLRDFGVRRFTAMLYPHKPEMAAWLNSWAADFAARTPDCLHTATFYPEAEAKEYVASAIEAGARVFKSHIQVGDYSPLDPLLDDVWGLLEDSGVPIVVHCGSGPAPGTYTGPAPMQELMRRYPQLTVIVAHMGLPEYREFLDLAEQYERVYLDTTMAFTDFVEEDTPFPRDQLPRLDALRRKILLGTDFPNIPYDYLHQLEVLERVAPDSEWIRAVCRDNATSLFGLGE, from the coding sequence ATGAACGAAGTCGAGTCGGTCGCACGCTTTCGGAGCACCCACGGTCTCGATCACCTGATCGACGTCCACACGCACTTCATGCCCCGCCAGGTCATGGACAAGGTCTGGGCGTACTTCGACTCCGCAGGCCCGCTCGTCGGACGGCCCTGGCCGATCACCTACCGGCACGACGAGGAGGAACGCGTCGCGCGTCTCCGCGACTTCGGGGTACGCCGGTTCACCGCCATGCTGTACCCGCACAAGCCGGAGATGGCGGCGTGGCTCAACTCGTGGGCGGCTGACTTCGCGGCCCGGACCCCCGACTGTCTCCACACCGCCACCTTCTACCCGGAGGCCGAGGCGAAGGAGTACGTCGCGTCGGCGATCGAGGCGGGCGCGCGCGTGTTCAAATCCCACATCCAGGTCGGCGATTACTCGCCGCTCGATCCGCTCCTCGACGACGTGTGGGGCCTGCTCGAGGACTCGGGCGTGCCCATCGTCGTGCACTGCGGGTCGGGCCCGGCGCCCGGCACGTACACCGGTCCGGCTCCGATGCAGGAACTCATGCGCCGGTACCCGCAGCTGACGGTGATCGTCGCGCACATGGGTCTGCCCGAGTACCGCGAGTTCCTCGACCTCGCGGAACAGTACGAGCGGGTGTATCTCGACACGACGATGGCGTTCACCGATTTCGTCGAGGAGGACACACCCTTCCCGAGGGATCAGCTGCCGCGTCTCGACGCGCTGCGTCGGAAGATCCTGCTCGGCACGGATTTTCCGAACATTCCGTACGACTATCTGCACCAGCTCGAGGTGCTCGAGCGCGTCGCGCCCGACAGCGAGTGGATCCGCGCGGTGTGCCGCGACAACGCCACGTCGCTGTTCGGGCTCGGCGAGTGA
- a CDS encoding class I adenylate-forming enzyme family protein — translation MLQMVVSQLTGPGGRFEIVEEDVRGNRMQVMRNRDRRIGDLVAASRQWGDRDYLVTADRRLSFSAHADAVAALATVLRDEHGVKKGDRVALLAANSPEWIITFWAAQCLGAIAVGLNSWWTPPEIAYGVNLVRPKVIVADAKRAALLGRAGVSGFDLLTTEQDVPRIVAAASGAELPSADVEEDDPAVILFTSGTSGRPKGALHSHRNVLAVVDYHRYSDALVAAMQQRPYDDSVPNDNRYLLTSPLFHIASLHNLAVPRLATGSAAVMTEGGFDVDKVFTLIERERVTNWGAVPTMASRMLEHENTDKYDLGSLTAFALASAPSSPEFKQRLQAKFPFARQALVDSYGLTECSTAIAMATAPEIEAFPGTLGSPIITVSMEIRDPFGERVPDGTEGEICVRSPYVMLGYWEDPAATDAAITPEGWLRTGDYGAIENGRLRLTGRRSDLILRGGENVYPTEIEQCLDEHPGVVESAVIGVDHEDLGQEIAAVVVLRPGSTITEDELRAFCAERLAYYKVPTVWRITQDLLPRNATGKIVRRSITV, via the coding sequence ATGTTGCAGATGGTCGTTTCCCAGCTCACCGGCCCCGGTGGCCGATTCGAAATCGTCGAAGAGGACGTGCGCGGCAACCGGATGCAGGTCATGCGCAACCGCGACCGCCGCATCGGTGACCTCGTCGCCGCGTCCCGGCAATGGGGCGACCGCGACTACCTCGTGACGGCCGATCGCCGCCTCTCGTTCAGCGCGCACGCCGACGCCGTCGCCGCCCTGGCGACCGTCCTGCGCGACGAGCACGGCGTGAAGAAGGGCGACCGCGTCGCGCTTCTCGCGGCCAACTCCCCCGAATGGATCATCACCTTCTGGGCCGCTCAGTGCCTGGGTGCAATTGCAGTGGGCCTGAACTCCTGGTGGACGCCGCCCGAGATCGCGTACGGCGTGAACCTGGTGCGGCCCAAGGTGATCGTCGCCGACGCCAAACGCGCCGCGTTGCTGGGGAGAGCGGGGGTCTCCGGGTTCGATCTGCTCACCACCGAGCAGGACGTGCCCCGGATCGTGGCCGCGGCGTCCGGCGCCGAACTGCCGTCGGCGGACGTGGAGGAGGACGATCCCGCGGTCATCCTGTTCACGAGCGGTACCAGTGGGCGTCCCAAGGGGGCACTGCACTCCCACCGCAACGTGCTCGCCGTCGTCGACTATCACCGATACTCCGACGCGCTGGTTGCCGCGATGCAGCAGCGCCCCTATGACGACTCGGTGCCCAACGACAACCGGTATCTCCTGACCTCACCGTTGTTCCACATCGCGAGCCTGCACAACCTTGCGGTGCCGCGACTCGCAACGGGAAGCGCCGCTGTCATGACGGAAGGCGGGTTCGACGTCGACAAGGTCTTCACGCTCATCGAGCGCGAGAGGGTGACCAACTGGGGTGCGGTGCCGACGATGGCTTCGCGCATGCTCGAGCACGAGAACACCGACAAGTACGACCTCGGCTCGCTCACTGCGTTCGCGCTGGCTTCTGCTCCGTCCTCCCCCGAGTTCAAGCAACGCCTGCAGGCGAAGTTCCCCTTCGCGCGACAGGCTCTGGTGGACAGCTATGGGCTGACCGAGTGCAGCACCGCGATCGCCATGGCGACGGCCCCGGAAATCGAGGCCTTCCCCGGAACCCTCGGCTCCCCCATCATCACGGTGAGCATGGAGATCCGCGATCCGTTCGGCGAACGGGTGCCCGACGGCACCGAGGGTGAGATCTGCGTCCGCAGTCCCTACGTAATGCTCGGCTACTGGGAGGATCCGGCCGCAACGGACGCGGCCATCACCCCGGAGGGATGGTTGCGTACCGGCGACTACGGCGCGATCGAGAACGGACGTCTGCGGCTCACGGGCCGACGGTCCGATCTCATCCTGCGCGGCGGCGAGAACGTCTATCCCACGGAGATCGAACAGTGCCTCGACGAGCACCCCGGCGTCGTCGAGAGCGCCGTGATCGGCGTGGACCACGAGGATCTGGGACAGGAGATCGCCGCCGTCGTCGTGCTGCGACCCGGCAGCACGATCACCGAGGACGAGTTGCGAGCCTTCTGCGCCGAGCGACTGGCCTACTACAAGGTCCCTACCGTCTGGCGGATCACGCAGGATCTGCTCCCCCGCAACGCGACCGGCAAGATCGTCCGACGCTCGATCACCGTCTGA
- a CDS encoding ABC transporter substrate-binding protein, with protein sequence MAGLFAVVVATSACASDRGADPSAGALAPAAAAAAAAPTAEESFGTLVSPCGPGDAAGSTDQGVSDTEIRIGYGDDRGYSKSPGLNKEIGDAVSAMIDWCNAQGGINGRTIVGTHYDAAMTQANAVMQNACASEFMMVGHGFAMDQTSEQTRVACNLAAVPAFTVSPDAANGPMTYQGVPFPVDYANGSQWFQIAEMYPDLVGEFDVIDSTMPTIISASTKIRSIAEAAGFTLKNCGVTLNYEGESSYAPFAEKFKQCDVKGLWTSRSPVPAEFNFVKALDQVGIDPILLGEATWYGNAAQAWNGESGLLDNLHAGMTFQMIENADAVPAVKKYVELVTEQDGKTALLGMQATSSFLLWATAADACGSDLSRQCVIDELSRIDEWDGGGLHAVTDPGNNMPATCGLVVRLTGAEYTQAFPTEAGTFKCDDRYRVATDPSTWGTELGPDRVATKYLNPNIIRPTV encoded by the coding sequence ATGGCGGGTCTGTTCGCCGTCGTAGTGGCGACGTCCGCTTGTGCGTCGGACCGCGGCGCCGACCCGTCGGCGGGCGCCCTCGCTCCGGCGGCAGCCGCCGCAGCGGCGGCCCCCACGGCCGAGGAATCGTTCGGAACCCTCGTGTCTCCGTGCGGGCCGGGGGATGCGGCAGGAAGCACCGACCAGGGAGTGTCGGATACCGAGATCCGCATCGGATACGGCGACGACCGGGGCTACTCGAAAAGTCCCGGACTCAACAAAGAGATCGGTGACGCCGTCTCCGCGATGATCGACTGGTGCAATGCCCAGGGTGGCATCAACGGTCGCACGATCGTCGGTACCCACTACGACGCTGCGATGACGCAGGCCAACGCCGTGATGCAGAACGCGTGTGCGAGCGAGTTCATGATGGTCGGTCACGGCTTCGCCATGGACCAGACGTCCGAGCAGACTCGGGTCGCGTGCAATCTCGCCGCTGTCCCCGCCTTCACCGTGTCCCCCGACGCGGCCAACGGTCCAATGACCTACCAGGGCGTCCCGTTCCCGGTCGACTACGCGAACGGCTCGCAGTGGTTCCAGATCGCCGAGATGTACCCGGACCTGGTCGGCGAGTTCGACGTCATCGACAGCACGATGCCCACGATCATCTCGGCGAGCACCAAGATCCGGTCCATCGCCGAGGCCGCCGGCTTCACGCTGAAGAACTGCGGTGTCACGCTCAACTACGAGGGCGAGTCGAGTTACGCGCCCTTCGCCGAGAAGTTCAAGCAGTGCGACGTCAAGGGCCTGTGGACGTCCCGTTCTCCGGTGCCGGCCGAGTTCAACTTCGTGAAGGCACTCGACCAGGTCGGCATCGACCCGATCCTGCTCGGTGAGGCCACCTGGTACGGCAACGCCGCCCAGGCGTGGAACGGGGAGAGCGGTCTGCTCGACAACCTCCACGCCGGCATGACCTTCCAGATGATCGAGAACGCTGATGCCGTACCGGCCGTGAAGAAGTACGTCGAGCTGGTCACCGAGCAGGACGGCAAGACCGCGCTGCTCGGCATGCAGGCCACCTCTTCGTTCCTGTTGTGGGCGACCGCTGCGGACGCCTGCGGATCGGACCTGTCCCGTCAGTGCGTCATCGACGAACTGTCCCGAATCGACGAGTGGGACGGAGGCGGGCTGCACGCCGTCACCGATCCCGGGAACAACATGCCGGCAACCTGCGGGCTCGTCGTGAGGCTCACCGGCGCCGAATACACCCAGGCGTTCCCCACGGAGGCCGGCACCTTCAAGTGCGACGACCGCTACCGCGTCGCAACCGATCCGAGCACGTGGGGCACCGAACTCGGACCCGACCGCGTCGCGACGAAATACCTGAACCCGAACATCATCAGACCGACCGTCTGA
- a CDS encoding ABC transporter permease translates to MDTFLTFTIVGLVLGSVYAIAASGLVLTYNTSGIFNFAHGAQAMLGAFAYWQLRYGWGLPTPVALLLVLGVLGPMTGLLLYVVIMRGMRDTAEVTKIVVTVSILLGMVSVSHWFWHPETARTMTMFFGDQARIDLFGVTIRYHELICLAAAVLIAVGLRIMFVRTRVGVAMRGVVDDPDLLRLNGHDPDRLAALSWMMGSTLAVLAGVLVTPINGGTLEANMLTLLVIDAFAAAMFGRLRSIPRTFAGALFLGLAATYVLAYFPTAWTWTSNLRVSLPMIALFVVLVVLPQDRLRGAVTRTRERYHVPSVRKAIAWAVALVVIVYAIRLLMVTSAVTTLTIGMAFAIIALSLTLQTGYAGEMNLAPVSFGAIATIVAFHFGISGSGLAAHLNLWGVALGVAVTAVIGGLIALPALRLRGLYLALATMAFGVFLSNMVLRDTTQHELFGIRFSLFTDGNIAIPPLKVGPLDLRNETAFLMTVTVIFAVLGVGLIALRNSGYGRRLAAMKDSPAAAAMLGQSLVRLKLGVFTLSAGIAGLGGLFMSSAMGSVSNESFSIMVSLSLLMLTVVAGIGYVSGALFGGLMSGIGFAVIMVSFSDLAAGQPELAGMWTFLGHVAAVSPALIGIGVAANPSGSVHQMVEGYRHLKNAEPVLVGGAAVVLVSYLLALVGALDNWWFASITIATVFMLPVVGQWLMPEAVLGAEEAQRRAPLVPERIGIDEPYNEQARDEIDRELGIDELLAARATGSEKELIPHG, encoded by the coding sequence ATGGACACCTTTCTGACCTTCACGATCGTGGGGTTGGTGCTCGGATCGGTTTACGCGATCGCTGCATCGGGCCTCGTTCTCACCTACAACACGTCCGGCATCTTCAACTTCGCGCACGGCGCACAGGCGATGCTCGGTGCGTTCGCCTACTGGCAACTGCGCTACGGCTGGGGGCTGCCCACACCCGTCGCGTTGCTTCTCGTCCTCGGCGTCCTCGGCCCGATGACGGGCCTGTTGCTCTACGTCGTGATCATGCGCGGCATGCGTGACACCGCCGAGGTCACCAAAATCGTCGTCACCGTGTCGATCCTGCTCGGCATGGTCTCGGTGTCGCACTGGTTCTGGCATCCGGAGACCGCACGCACCATGACGATGTTCTTCGGCGACCAGGCAAGGATCGACCTCTTCGGCGTCACCATTCGCTACCACGAATTGATCTGTCTCGCCGCCGCGGTGCTCATCGCCGTGGGACTGCGAATCATGTTCGTGCGCACCCGCGTCGGAGTGGCGATGCGAGGTGTGGTCGATGATCCCGATCTGCTGCGCCTGAACGGGCACGACCCCGACCGGCTCGCCGCGCTGTCCTGGATGATGGGTTCGACCCTCGCGGTGCTGGCAGGTGTCCTCGTGACACCGATCAACGGTGGCACCCTCGAAGCGAACATGCTGACCCTGCTCGTCATCGACGCGTTCGCGGCGGCGATGTTCGGCCGGCTGCGCAGCATTCCGCGCACCTTCGCCGGTGCGCTGTTCCTCGGCCTGGCAGCCACATACGTGCTCGCCTACTTCCCGACCGCGTGGACGTGGACGTCGAATCTGCGGGTGTCCCTGCCGATGATCGCGCTGTTCGTGGTTCTCGTCGTACTGCCGCAGGATCGGTTGCGCGGTGCCGTCACCCGTACCCGGGAGCGCTACCACGTGCCGTCGGTGCGCAAGGCGATCGCCTGGGCGGTCGCGCTCGTCGTCATCGTCTATGCCATCCGCCTGCTCATGGTGACGTCGGCGGTCACGACCCTCACGATCGGCATGGCCTTCGCGATCATCGCGTTGTCGCTGACCCTGCAGACCGGATACGCGGGCGAGATGAACCTCGCGCCGGTATCTTTCGGTGCCATCGCGACGATCGTGGCGTTCCACTTCGGTATCTCCGGGAGCGGACTGGCTGCCCACCTGAACCTGTGGGGCGTGGCGCTCGGCGTCGCCGTCACGGCCGTGATCGGCGGGCTCATTGCGCTTCCGGCCCTGCGGTTGCGCGGCCTCTATCTCGCCCTGGCCACGATGGCGTTCGGTGTGTTCCTGTCGAACATGGTGCTGCGCGACACCACCCAGCACGAGCTGTTCGGCATCAGGTTCTCGCTGTTCACCGACGGCAACATCGCGATCCCGCCGTTGAAGGTCGGCCCACTCGACCTGCGGAACGAGACGGCCTTCCTCATGACGGTGACGGTGATCTTCGCCGTTCTCGGCGTGGGCCTCATCGCCCTGCGCAACAGCGGCTACGGCCGCCGGCTCGCAGCGATGAAGGACAGCCCCGCCGCGGCGGCGATGCTCGGCCAGAGCCTGGTGCGTCTGAAGCTCGGAGTCTTCACCCTGTCGGCGGGCATCGCCGGACTGGGAGGGCTGTTCATGTCGAGTGCGATGGGCTCGGTGTCGAACGAAAGCTTCTCGATCATGGTGAGCTTGTCGCTGCTGATGCTCACCGTCGTGGCCGGTATCGGTTACGTCTCCGGTGCGCTGTTCGGTGGTCTGATGTCGGGTATCGGCTTCGCCGTCATCATGGTTTCGTTCTCCGATCTCGCTGCGGGACAGCCGGAACTGGCCGGAATGTGGACCTTCCTCGGTCACGTCGCCGCAGTGAGCCCCGCGCTCATCGGTATCGGCGTCGCGGCCAACCCGAGCGGCAGCGTCCACCAGATGGTGGAGGGCTACCGTCACCTGAAGAACGCGGAGCCCGTGCTGGTCGGGGGTGCCGCGGTGGTGCTCGTGTCCTACCTGCTCGCGCTCGTCGGCGCGCTCGACAACTGGTGGTTCGCGTCGATCACCATCGCGACGGTGTTCATGCTTCCGGTCGTGGGACAGTGGCTGATGCCCGAAGCTGTGCTCGGCGCAGAGGAAGCGCAACGTCGCGCGCCGCTGGTTCCCGAACGGATCGGAATCGACGAGCCCTACAACGAGCAGGCACGGGACGAGATCGACCGTGAACTCGGCATCGACGAACTTCTGGCCGCACGTGCCACCGGGTCGGAGAAGGAACTGATTCCTCATGGCTGA
- a CDS encoding ABC transporter ATP-binding protein, producing MAETPILETRGITVRFGGHVAVKDVSLGIEPGTVTGLIGPNGAGKTTLFNTITGLQRPTVGKVFLDGRDITSLPPYKRARMGMARTFQRLELFVSLSVRDNLRVAGDIHNANGRNKIDLDEEVDRLLELTGLADIASTDVSDVPTGRARVVEVARALMTSPRVLLLDEPASGQTEQETEAFAALLRDLADSDLAICLVEHDIPLVMKICSRIHVLDYGAVLASGVPDEIKNDPAVINAYIGTEEEAV from the coding sequence ATGGCTGAGACACCCATTCTGGAAACACGCGGAATCACAGTCCGATTCGGCGGACACGTCGCGGTCAAGGACGTGAGCCTCGGAATCGAACCGGGAACGGTGACGGGCCTGATCGGACCCAACGGGGCCGGGAAGACGACCCTGTTCAACACGATCACCGGCCTGCAACGGCCGACGGTAGGCAAGGTCTTCCTCGATGGTCGTGACATCACGTCGCTACCGCCCTACAAGCGGGCCCGCATGGGTATGGCCCGCACGTTCCAGCGTCTCGAGTTGTTCGTGTCGCTGTCCGTGCGCGACAACCTCCGAGTGGCCGGGGACATCCACAATGCCAACGGACGCAACAAGATCGATCTGGACGAGGAAGTCGACCGGCTCCTCGAGCTGACCGGCCTGGCCGATATCGCGAGCACCGACGTCTCGGACGTACCCACCGGCCGCGCCCGCGTCGTGGAGGTCGCCCGCGCGTTGATGACCTCGCCGCGGGTGCTGCTGCTCGACGAACCCGCCTCCGGGCAGACGGAACAGGAAACGGAGGCGTTCGCCGCCCTGCTCCGCGATCTGGCCGATTCGGATCTCGCGATCTGCCTCGTCGAGCACGACATTCCGCTCGTGATGAAGATCTGCTCCCGGATTCACGTGCTCGACTACGGCGCGGTGCTGGCCAGTGGCGTCCCGGACGAGATCAAGAACGATCCGGCAGTGATCAACGCCTACATCGGCACCGAGGAGGAAGCGGTATGA
- a CDS encoding ABC transporter ATP-binding protein, which translates to MSVEPLLELSGVRAGYGAIEVLHSVDLILEPGAVVALLGPNGGGKTTTLRVCSGIHPVSSGEFRLAGRVVNGVSAAEFARLGVCSIPEGRGIFPNLTVRENLWIGTGTGVPLADLEEVAYTRFPVLGERRSQLAGSMSGGEQQMLALSRALGTHPTVLLLDELSMGLAPRIVSRIYDIVGELAAEGVSILVAEQFARAVLPIATSAALMLQGRVVRTGDPAEIEEELSTTYLGG; encoded by the coding sequence ATGAGCGTCGAACCGTTGCTCGAACTGTCGGGTGTCCGGGCCGGATACGGTGCGATCGAGGTGCTGCACAGCGTGGATCTCATACTCGAACCGGGCGCGGTGGTCGCCCTGCTCGGGCCCAACGGCGGAGGTAAGACGACGACCCTGCGCGTGTGCTCGGGTATCCATCCGGTCTCGTCGGGTGAGTTCCGGCTGGCCGGCCGTGTCGTCAACGGTGTGTCCGCAGCGGAATTCGCACGTCTGGGGGTGTGCTCGATTCCCGAGGGACGCGGCATCTTCCCCAACCTCACCGTCCGCGAGAACCTGTGGATCGGAACCGGCACCGGTGTTCCTCTCGCAGACCTCGAAGAGGTGGCGTACACGCGATTCCCCGTTCTCGGTGAGCGCCGATCACAGCTGGCCGGTTCGATGTCCGGCGGCGAACAGCAGATGCTTGCGCTGTCGCGGGCGCTCGGTACCCATCCCACGGTGCTGTTGCTCGACGAACTGTCGATGGGTCTGGCGCCGCGCATCGTCTCCCGGATCTACGACATCGTCGGCGAACTCGCCGCCGAGGGGGTGTCGATTCTCGTAGCCGAACAGTTCGCGCGAGCGGTGCTCCCGATCGCCACCAGTGCCGCGCTGATGTTGCAGGGCCGGGTGGTGCGCACGGGCGATCCGGCGGAGATCGAAGAAGAACTTTCCACCACCTATCTAGGAGGATGA
- a CDS encoding bifunctional o-acetylhomoserine/o-acetylserine sulfhydrylase, producing the protein MSDTTPEATDPSANWSFETKQIHVGQPAGGDTKARALPIYQTTSYTFDNTDHAAALFGLAEPGNIYTRIMNPTQDAVEQRIAALEGGVAALLLASGQAAETFAILNLAQAGDHVVSSPYLYGGTYNLFHYTLPKLGIEVTFVQDPDNLDQWREAVRDNTRAFFGETIANPKNHILDLPGISGVAHENGLPLIVDNTVATPYLLRPLEHGADIVVHSATKYLGGHGTAIAGVIVDGGTFDWTQGRHVGFTTPDPSYHGVVFADLGAPAYALKARVQLLRDMGAAVSPFNAFLISQGIETLSLRIERHVENAQKVAEFLEGRPEVTSVAYAGLKSSPWYDRAQQLTPRGAGAIVVFELSGGIDAGKRFVNALTLHSHVANIGDVRSLVIHPASTTHSQLTGEEQIAAGVTPGLVRLAVGIENIDDILADITTGLEAAGS; encoded by the coding sequence ATGAGCGACACCACCCCTGAAGCAACCGATCCCAGCGCGAACTGGAGCTTCGAGACCAAGCAGATCCACGTGGGACAGCCTGCCGGCGGCGACACGAAGGCCCGGGCCCTGCCCATCTACCAGACCACCAGCTACACCTTCGACAACACCGATCACGCCGCGGCGCTGTTCGGTCTCGCCGAACCGGGCAACATCTACACCCGCATCATGAACCCGACGCAGGACGCGGTCGAGCAGCGCATCGCTGCCCTCGAAGGTGGCGTCGCCGCCCTCCTCCTCGCGTCCGGACAGGCCGCCGAGACCTTCGCGATCCTCAACCTGGCGCAGGCCGGCGATCACGTCGTGTCGAGCCCGTATCTCTACGGCGGCACGTACAACCTGTTCCACTACACGCTGCCCAAGCTCGGCATCGAGGTCACCTTCGTCCAGGATCCCGACAACCTCGACCAGTGGCGCGAGGCCGTCCGCGACAACACCCGCGCGTTCTTCGGCGAGACGATCGCCAACCCGAAGAACCACATCCTCGACCTGCCCGGCATCTCGGGTGTCGCCCACGAGAACGGGCTACCGCTGATCGTCGACAACACGGTCGCGACCCCCTACCTGCTCCGCCCGCTCGAGCACGGTGCCGACATCGTCGTGCACTCGGCCACCAAGTACCTCGGCGGCCACGGCACGGCCATCGCCGGTGTCATCGTCGACGGCGGCACGTTCGACTGGACGCAGGGCCGCCACGTCGGTTTCACGACCCCCGACCCGAGCTACCACGGTGTCGTCTTCGCCGACCTCGGCGCTCCGGCCTACGCACTCAAGGCGCGCGTGCAACTGCTGCGCGACATGGGCGCGGCGGTCTCCCCGTTCAACGCCTTCCTCATCTCGCAGGGCATCGAGACGCTGAGTCTGCGCATCGAGCGGCACGTGGAGAACGCACAGAAGGTCGCCGAGTTCCTCGAGGGACGCCCGGAGGTCACCTCCGTCGCCTACGCCGGCCTGAAGTCCTCGCCGTGGTACGACCGCGCCCAGCAGCTCACCCCGCGCGGCGCCGGTGCGATCGTGGTGTTCGAGCTCTCCGGCGGCATCGACGCCGGCAAGCGCTTCGTCAACGCGCTGACCCTGCACAGCCACGTCGCGAACATCGGCGACGTCCGTTCGCTGGTCATCCACCCCGCGTCGACCACCCACTCGCAGCTCACCGGCGAGGAGCAGATCGCCGCGGGTGTCACCCCGGGTCTCGTGCGACTCGCCGTGGGCATCGAGAACATCGACGACATCCTTGCCGACATCACCACCGGTCTCGAGGCTGCCGGCAGCTGA
- a CDS encoding IclR family transcriptional regulator translates to MEVQLTAVDSALEPVGTSSKRELPPSMVDRMTLILEAFDSRGALTLEEVTCRSGLPRSTVHRILDHLVRRDWIEHASFGYCLGPRALGLGGSDTGHRRIREAAAPHLHDLAMQTGAVVHLTVLEGNEVLYLDKVGGQFASSVPSRVGGRFPAYATAAGKSILAWLEPERIDALYGKTLVPCTERTIRDHVALHQELNRIRKRRGVAFEREEAARGIGCVGVALRGVDGPVAALSLAADARSTRLEWVAPIVADTARKITRTLFPEQERDDSLRATEKVG, encoded by the coding sequence ATGGAGGTGCAGTTGACCGCCGTCGACTCCGCGCTCGAGCCCGTCGGAACCTCGTCGAAACGAGAACTTCCACCATCGATGGTCGATCGGATGACCCTCATCCTGGAGGCCTTCGACAGCCGCGGCGCACTCACTCTCGAAGAGGTCACCTGTCGCTCCGGGTTGCCCCGTTCGACGGTGCACCGCATCCTCGATCACCTCGTGCGTCGCGACTGGATCGAGCACGCATCCTTCGGCTACTGCCTCGGCCCGCGTGCCCTCGGTCTCGGTGGCAGCGACACAGGCCACCGCCGCATCCGGGAGGCCGCTGCGCCGCATCTCCACGACCTGGCGATGCAGACCGGCGCCGTCGTCCACTTGACGGTCCTCGAGGGCAACGAGGTGCTCTACCTCGACAAGGTTGGTGGACAGTTCGCGTCGAGCGTGCCGTCACGGGTGGGCGGTCGGTTCCCCGCCTACGCCACCGCGGCCGGCAAGTCCATCCTCGCGTGGCTCGAGCCCGAACGCATCGACGCGCTGTACGGCAAGACTCTCGTGCCGTGCACCGAGCGCACCATCCGCGATCACGTCGCACTGCACCAGGAGCTCAACCGCATTCGCAAGCGTCGTGGCGTCGCGTTCGAACGTGAGGAAGCTGCGCGGGGCATCGGATGCGTGGGCGTCGCGCTCCGCGGCGTCGACGGCCCGGTCGCCGCCCTGTCGCTGGCAGCGGACGCGCGTTCGACTCGCCTGGAGTGGGTGGCGCCGATCGTCGCCGATACCGCTCGAAAGATCACGCGCACGCTGTTCCCGGAGCAGGAGCGCGACGACAGCCTGCGGGCCACCGAGAAGGTGGGCTGA